A genomic region of Papaver somniferum cultivar HN1 chromosome 7, ASM357369v1, whole genome shotgun sequence contains the following coding sequences:
- the LOC113292967 gene encoding probable ribosome biogenesis protein RLP24 produces MRLEKCWFCSSTIYPGHGIQFVRNDASIFRFCRSKCHKNFKMKRNPRKVKWTKAYRRMHGKDMTKDSTFEFERKRNRPERYDRIRVEKTLEAMKEIIDMRHMREIAHHKRRMKGNKSKMMKEARKELDQCIPTTIRLEVDQTPPKIKVQIQKDQIHAMEE; encoded by the coding sequence ATGAGGTTGGAGAAGTGCTGGTTTTGTTCATCCACCATCTATCCAGGTCATGGTATCCAGTTTGTACGCAATGACGCTTCGATATTTCGATTTTGCAGATCCAAGTGCCACAAGAATTTCAAGATGAAGAGGAACCCTAGAAAGGTCAAGTGGACTAAGGCGTATAGACGTATGCATGGCAAGGATATGACAAAGGATTCGACctttgaattcgagagaaagAGGAACAGGCCTGAGAGATATGATAGGATTCGCGTTGAGAAAACTCTTGAAGCTATGAAGGAAATCATCGATATGAGACATATGAGGGAGATCGCTCACCATAAACGAAGGATGAAGGGTAACAAATCTAAGATGATGAAAGAGGCAAGAAAGGAATTAGATCAGTGTATCCCCACGACGATTAGGCTAGAGGTGGACCAAACTCCTCCAAAGATTAAAGTGCAGATACAAAAAGACCAGATTCATGCCATGGAAGAGTGA
- the LOC113292633 gene encoding uncharacterized protein LOC113292633: MMMRPLTFGKVLHVYCSLLLVWISMMHDKPHFGYLVEARRVVRVFNPPPPSSSTSYMEVKKMLESRSRKLMISERNSSKTGTDVKARRPKGAPHQKSPPDPNPSAPVYIGPYTKF, encoded by the exons atgatgatgaggccATTAACGTTTGGCAAAGTGTTGCATGTTTATTGTTCCCTTTTATTAGTATGGATTTCAATGATGCACGATAAGCCTCATTTCGGCTATTTAGTAGAAGCCAGAAGAGTTGTCCGTGTCTTcaacccaccaccaccatcgtcaTCAACGAGTTACATGGAAG TGAAAAAAATGTTGGAAAGCCGCTCAAGGAAACTGATGATCAGTGAAAGAAACTCATCTAAAACTGGGACCGATGTCAAGGCGAGAAGGCCAAAGGGAGCTCCCCATCAAAAGTCTCCTCCTGATCCTAATCCATCAGCACCAGTATATATCGGTCCATACACAAAGTTCTAA
- the LOC113294902 gene encoding zinc protease PQQL-like has product MDLLPVENTPLKKQGFRSLKLVNINMDEVFDSKPYGVDYGVLDNGLSYYVRSNSKPKMRAALALAVKVGSVVEEEDERGVAHIVEHLAFSATKKYTNHDIIKFLESVGAEFGACQNATTSADETIYELLVPVDKPELLSQAISVLAEFSSEVRVSTEDLEKERGAVMEEYRGSRNANGRMQDAHWKLMMEGSKYAERLPIGLEKVIRTVSSETVKSFYEKWYHLHNMAVIAVGDFSDTQSVVDLIKMHFGSKVSPSAPPFIPDFPVPSHEEPRFSCFVESEAGGSAVMISCKMSVGELKTVNDYRDSLAESMFHHALNQRFFKISRRKDPPYFSCSSSADVLARPVKTYIMTATCKEKGTIDALESMLTEVARIRLHGFSQREVSTVRALLMSEIESAYLERDQMQSTSLRDEYLQHFLHSEPVVGIEYEAKLQKSLLPQISAVEISKFAEKFRSSCGCVIKTVEPRLHATKDYLKSSVLKVNSLEEQRSISPWDDEHIPEEIVSTRPTPGSIVEQTECPSIGTTELLLSNGMRVCYKCTDHLDDQVLFTGFTYGGLSELPENEYFVCSMGSTIAGEIGVFGYKPSVLMDMLAGKRAEVSTRISAYMRSFSGDCSPSDLETALQLVYQLFTTSVVPGDEEVQLVMEMAKESIHAQERDPYTVFANRVRELNYGNSYFFRPIKVGDLQKVDPRKACEYFSSCFKDPSTFTVVIVGNLDPASAHPLILQYLGGIPKPTEPVLHFNRDDLSGLPFTFPATIIREIVRSPMVEAQCSVQIAFPVVLKNGSMMREIHFVGFLSKLLETKIMQVLRFKHGQIYSVGVSVFLGGNKPSRTGDVRGDISVNFSCDPDISLKLVDLVLDEISRLQEEGPSDQDVLTILEIEQRAHEIGLQENYYWLDRILRSYQSRVYFGDLSVSFKTQDDGRDEVRGSLKPLTAQLSLQRILPFPCRKQYSVVILMPQTSRLRRLKSLYWSTVNKCSTNAKVLAAVAGVTVVVFTLWKHSRFTLRS; this is encoded by the exons ATGGATTTgttaccagtagagaatactcCGTTGAAGAAACAAGGATTCAGGTCATTAAAACTAGTCAATATAAACATGGATGAAGTTTTTGATTCAAAACCGTATGGTGTTGATTACGGGGTGCTTGATAATGGTTTATCTTATTATGTTCGGTCTAATTCTAAACCTAAGATGAGAGCTGCTCTTGCCCTTGCTGTTAAAGTTGG ATCAGTTGTGGAAGAGGAGGATGAGCGTGGAGTTGCTCACATAGTCGAGCATCTTGCTTTCAGCGCAACAAAGAAGTACACAAATCATGATATTATTAAGTTCTTAGAAAGTGTTGGGGCAGAGTTTGGTGCGTGTCAGAATGCTACGACGTCAGCAGATGAAACGATATATGAATTGCTTGTACCTGTCGACAAGCCTGAACTCTTATCACAAGCTATATCAGTTCTAGCAGAGTTTAGCTCTGAG GTTCGAGTTTCAACAGAAGATTTGGAAAAAGAAAGAGGTGCTGTTATGGAAGAATATAGAGGAAGTCGCAATGCCAATGGTCGGATGCAAGATGCACACTGGAAATTGATGATGGAAGGATCAAAG TATGCGGAGCGCCTACCTATTGGGTTAGAAAAGGTGATACGAACTGTTTCCTCTGAAACTGTCAAGAGTTTCTATGAGAAATGGTATCACTTACATAACATGGCAGTGATAGCTGTTGGTGACTTCTCCGATACACAG AGTGTGGTTGATTTAATAAAGATGCATTTTGGCTCCAAAGTATCGCCATCTGCTCCTCCTTTTATACCAGATTTCCCTGTCCCATCCCATGAGGAGCCTCGGTTTTCATGTTTTGTCGAATCTGAAGCTGGTGGT TCTGCAGTTATGATCAGCTGTAAGATGTCAGTAGGTGAACTGAAGACCGTGAATGACTACAGGGATTCACTAGCAGAATCAATGTTTCATCATGCCCTTAACCAAAGGTTTTTTAAGATATCTCGTAGGAAAGACCCACCATATTTCTCCTGCTCCTCTTCTGCAGACGTGCTGGCACGTCCTGTAAAAACTTACATAATGACTGCAACTTGTAAAGAGAAAGGAACTATTGACGCTCTGGAGTCAATGCTCACGGAG GTTGCCAGGATCCGGCTTCATGGATTTTCACAGCGGGAAGTATCAACTGTTCGAGCATTATTGATGTCGGAGATTGAATCTGCTTATTTGGAGCGTGATCAAATGCAGTCAACTAGCCTGCGAGATGAATATCTGCAA CATTTCCTCCATAGTGAACCTGTTGTTGGGATCGAGTATGAGGCGAAACTGCAGAAGAGTCTTTTACCTC AAATTTCGGCTGTGGAAATATCGAAGTTTGCTGAGAAATTTCGCTCTTCATGCGGCTGCGTTATTAAGACAGTTGAACCTCGTCTTCATGCAACGAAAGATTATCTGAAAAGCTCTGTTTTAAAGGTCAACTCTCTCGAGGAACAAAGAAGCATTTCTCCTTGGGATGATGAACACATTCCGGAAGAGATTGTCAGCACAAGGCCAACTCCAGG GAGCATTGTGGAGCAGACTGAGTGTCCAAGTATTGGGACCACGGAATTACTTTTATCAAATGGAATGAGAGTTTGCTACAAGTGCACAGACCACCTTGACGACCAG GTTCTGTTCACTGGGTTCACATACGGGGGTCTCTCTGAATTGCCAGAAAATGAGTACTTTGTGTGTTCAATGGGCTCAACTATTGCAGGGGAGATTGGTGTATTTGGTTACAAGCCATCTGTCCTCATGGATATGCTGGCTGGAAAGAGAGCTGAAGTTAGTACCAGGATCAGTGCCTACATGAGGTCGTTTTCTGGTGACTGCTCACCTTCTGACCTTGAAACTGCCCTGCAG CTTGTCTATCAACTTTTTACAACAAGTGTAGTACCAGGTGATGAAGAGGTACAATTAGTGATGGAAATGGCGAAGGAATCAATTCATGCTCAAGAAAGGGACCCTTACACtgtgtttgcaaaccgtgtccgAGAACTTAACTACGGGAACTCATACTTTTTCAGG CCGATCAAAGTTGGTGACCTTCAAAAGGTTGATCCTAGAAAAGCTTGTGAATATTTCAGTAGCTGCTTCAAAGACCCATCAACTTTTACTGTTGTGATTGTTGGAAATCTGGATCCTGCTAGTGCACATCCTCTAATTTTACAATACCTG GGTGGTATACCTAAACCCACTGAACCAGTCTTACATTTCAACCGAGATGACTTGAGTGGCTTGCCTTTCACTTTCCCGGCAACCATTATCAG GGAAATAGTTCGAAGCCCTATGGTGGAGGCACAATGTTCTGTCCAGATAGCATTTCCAGTTGTGTTAAAGAATGGCTCAATG ATGAGAGAGATTCACTTTGTTGGATTCCTAAGCAAACTTCTGGAAACTAAAATCATGCAAGTTCTCCGCTTCAAGCATGGACAG ATTTACTCAGTGGGTGTTTCTGTATTTCTTGGTGGTAACAAGCCGTCAAGAACTGGGGACGTGCGTGGTGATATCAGTGTTAACTTTTCTTGTGATCCTGATATCTCATTAAAACTA GTTGACCTCGTTTTGGATGAAATATCACGTCTTCAGGAAGAAGGCCCATCAGATCAAGATGTTCTGACTATCCTTGAAATTGAGCAACGTGCCCATGAAATCGGGTTGCAG GAAAACTACTATTGGCTGGATAGGATTCTTCGAAGCTACCAGTCGCGAGTCTATTTTGGTGATCTTAGTGTTTCTTTCAAG ACTCAAGATGATGGACGAGATGAAGTCAGAGGATCTTTAAAACCATTAACAGCACAATTATCTTTACAACGCATACTGCCTTTCCCCTGCAGAAAGCAGTACAGTGTAGTGATTCTAATGCCTCAGACCTCACGCTTAAGGCGGCTTAAATCTCTATACTGGTCAACAGTGAACAAGTGTAGTACAAATGCAAAG gttttGGCAGCAGTTGCTGGTGTAACAGTTGTAGTCTTCACTTTGTGGAAACATTCAAGATTTACTCTCAGATCTTAG